GCTGCTGCTGGCCGCCTGCGCGCCGCCGCCCTGCGCCGCGGCCGCCCCGACGCCGCCGGGCTGGGAGCCGGCCCCCGACGCGCCCTGGTGCCCCTACAAGGTGCTGCCCGAGGGCCCCGAGGCGGGCGGCGGGCGCCTGTGCTTCCGCAGCCCCGCGCGCGGCTTCCACTGCCAGGCTCCGGCCTGCACGCTGCACGCCCCGGCCGGCCGCTCCCTGCGCGCCAGCGTCCTGCGCAACCGCAGCGTCCTCCTGCAGTGGCGCCTGGCCCCGGCCGCCGCGCGCCGCGTGCGCGCCTTCGCGCTCAACTGCTCGTGGCGCGGCGCCTACACGCGCTTCCCGTGCGAGCGCGTGCTCCTCGGGGCCTCCTGCCGCGACTACCTGCTGCCCGACGTGCACGACGGCGTCCTCTACCGCCTGTGCCTGCAGCCGCTGCCGCTGCGCGCTGGGCCCGCCGCCCCCGCGCCAGAGCCCCCCGAGCCCGCCGAGTGCGTGGAGTTCATCGCCGAGCCGGCCGGCATGCAGGACATCGTGGTGGCCATGACGGCGGTGGGCGGCTCCATCTGCGTCATGCTGGTGGTCATCTGCCTGCTGGTGGCCTACATCACCGAGAACCTCATGCGCCCGGCCCTCGCGCGCCCCGGCCTGCGCAGACACCCCTGAAGCGCGAGGCCGCCAGCCCACCTGGGCGCCGCCTGCCCGAGGGCGCCTGAGCTCCCAGGTCCTCCGCCCGCTCTCCTCTCCTCATTCCTGCTGCTTCCTTAAGATCCCCGCGGAGGAGGACCTGCCGGCGACGGCTCCGGCACCTTGGCATCGGCGCCTTGGCATCGTCACACGCCCTTCCCAGCCGGGCGTCAGACTCCCAGACTCTGGCTCTGGATTGGCCCCTGGGCCTGCGCTGCTGTGCCGGCCGCATCCAGGGCTCTCCCCGCTCACCACAGGCCTTCATGGAGGCGACCAGGGCATGGAGCCCCTTCCAGCAAGAGCTATGGGCACTCCGGATCACCCCGCACCTCCATCCTGTGCCAAATTGTCCCAGATAGACCGTCGCCCTTGCTAGGTCACTGTGCTTTGCAGGCCTGGGACGCAGCTCTCCAAGCCTGTcctcccccgccccaccccactgGGCTTAGGTTAGCTTCGTGCCTTAGTATCTCGGGCCCACACTGCAGGAGCCAACACCCCCTGCTGTCCAGGGGGTCTGTGGCCCTAAGATTGGCCGGCCCCTCCATGCACCTGGCCAGCGTCCCCTTGGAGACACCCCCACCTTCAAGCGCTGCAGAAGCATGAGGTGAGGGCCTGCAGCGCTCTGTACCGTTTAGGGTGTTGGACCAGCCGGGAGCCATGACATGGCAGGCCTGGCCCAGCGGCCAGGGTGAGTGTTCTCAGACCCGGGGCGGCTGGTGGTTCTCCAGGGCCGGGTACCCCTTTTGTGTGTGCGgcctctgactaggacttcccgTGGAAATGGGGGCAGATGGTGGCCATCACCACTGGGTCCCAGGGCAGAAGCTTAGATACCAGCCTTGAGCAGTCCGACCTTCCACCGCGGCCTGAATCCCAAGCCTCAGCCAACCCAGGGGACCTCAGCAGCGACGGTGTGACTGACAGCACCACCCCTAGCCTTTGCATGCCCAGGGGTCCAGAGCCAGCATCTGGCCCGGCAATGCCACCCGCCATGGAAGAAAAGCTGACCCTGCCCACCTGCTGCAGACCCGGGCCCCGGGCTAAGGTTGCTTTCTGTGATGGCTGCCTGGTGACATTGGACACCAGGAGGGGTATGGCACTGCCCTCCCCTCCTGGAGCCCCTGGCACTGACCTCCTGGACTTGACCTGACTCCTGGTCACTGGCCAAACACCCACCTTCACCCCAGCCACCCCAGGCCCTGGCTGGTGCCCCATGATACCTGCAGCCCACCTCTGTGTCTTTGCTCCACCCACCCCTGCGTGGCGCTGGTCAGGCGCAAACCTGGCGCCAATGTCTAAATGTCCATCCTCAGATCAACAGTGCTGTCTGTGTGTtatttgggaggtgggagggaagaaaaaggtgGATTCCCCTTCTCCCCAGCTGCCCTAGGACCCTTGGGTATTGGCCGGTGGCTGGCCCCGAACCCTCTCCTGGCCCAGGTGCCATTGGCCCCGGGTGGCGTTGGCGCCGGCAGCGTGTGCAGCACACTGCCTTACATTTCCTGCCAGGACAGGCAGGATGCCCAGTGCTTGTCTCTGCGCCTTCTTGTTGTGGGCCAGCTGTTGGCGGGGGATGGGGGAGGCAGTACCTGCCGCGCTTAGAAATAACCCATTCCCATGGCTACCCACTTGAGCTGTGACGGCC
This DNA window, taken from Theropithecus gelada isolate Dixy unplaced genomic scaffold, Tgel_1.0 HiC_scaffold_3163, whole genome shotgun sequence, encodes the following:
- the FNDC10 gene encoding fibronectin type III domain-containing protein 10, with the protein product LLAACAPPPCAAAAPTPPGWEPAPDAPWCPYKVLPEGPEAGGGRLCFRSPARGFHCQAPACTLHAPAGRSLRASVLRNRSVLLQWRLAPAAARRVRAFALNCSWRGAYTRFPCERVLLGASCRDYLLPDVHDGVLYRLCLQPLPLRAGPAAPAPEPPEPAECVEFIAEPAGMQDIVVAMTAVGGSICVMLVVICLLVAYITENLMRPALARPGLRRHP